A single window of Dermacentor albipictus isolate Rhodes 1998 colony chromosome 1, USDA_Dalb.pri_finalv2, whole genome shotgun sequence DNA harbors:
- the Utx gene encoding lysine-specific demethylase 6A isoform X4 — protein MFKVIADYESALKHFQLAQSDSRQSTFTKPEVRFHIAHVLEVQGKYKQAKEAYEQLLAVKDISRTVRAETLRQLGWMHHTLEVLGEKPQRQAYALHCLQKSIEADPTSGQSLYFLGRCFASIGKVHDAFISYRNSVDKAEANADTWCSIGVLYQQQSQPMDALQAYICAVQLDKAHSPAWTNLGVLYENCSQPQDALKCYLNAMHGSSSSSSNLAGRVKFLQTQLSAAPPASVQKPRQLPCIEDAWNIPISQEMASRQNNQQNRSPAGSAPQQRAGYPPDQVDGNSTKKLKVASGSPRAMTPGTSDVGPDHRAAVPAGPPPPFYLSQQQLQVLAYLQQNQETLNPQQRNLLQQLQQQHRLMQQHRQQLLLQRQQAQQQAQQQQQQQQVAGGNFAAPPRPYGPSYAMAPGQRANGYAPPQQGSQGAPSAAYRLPQPQGRPPPPVAPLSDQDLQLLLSQSKDTASSLAEDILAHLAGPDLLDTPRLTEAGLPSAPSDDSTASKSAPEESKDTLKSGLAERLLPGQTKPALSIAMSAAEVLEGCADIARQGGAFPLSLLSDDPTPPRPPDPPSPPPTKEQLLPQTPSVFLENKKQAFSPQLQEFCVAHPIAVIRNMANVLKLDLGLFSTKTLVEANPDHTIEVRTQLMQSPDENWDAERRSMVWRCESHRSHTSIARYAQYQASSFQESLKEEQEKAQGVQRESDSDSNSSLTRTSASGKRWRRSAHFKTIKFGTNVDLSDERKWRPQLQELTKLPAFARVVSAGNMLSHVGHTILGMNTVQLYMKVPGSRTPGHQENNNFCSVNINIGPGDCEWFATPEEYWGVIHGLCERNNINYLHGSWWPLMEDLMAARIPVYRFLQRPGDLVWVNAGTVHWVQAVGWCNNIAWNVGPLNGTQFRLGLERYEWNKLEAYKSIVPMIHLSWNLARNLKVSEPQLFELIKYCLLRSLRHCQVVVEFVKGLGKEIRWHGRAKNEIAHYCTNCEVEVFNILLVREVDKKHVVHCLSCSRRINPRLDGFVVLEEYSIEDLMDVYDNFSLQPAQTPSSSS, from the exons GGAAAATACAAGCAGGCGAAGGAAGCTTATGAGCAGCTCCTTGCTGTAAAGGACATCAGTCGCACGGTGCGGGCTGAAACTTTAAGGCAGCTGG GTTGGATGCACCACACTCTAGAGGTCCTGGGGGAAAAACCACAACGTCAAGCATATGCACTGCACTGCCTCCAAAAGTCCATTGAGGCTGACCCAACAAGTGGCCAGTCATTGTACTTCCTAGGACGCTGCTTTGCTAGTATTGGCAAGGTGCACGATGCTTTCATCTCTTACCGCAACTCAGTGGACAAGGCAGAGGCCAACGCAGACACCTGGTGCTCCATAGG AGTGCTCTACCAGCAGCAGAGCCAGCCGATGGACGCCCTGCAGGCGTACATTTGCGCTGTGCAGTTGGACAAGGCACACAGCCCCGCCTGGACAAACCTGGGTGTGTTGTACGAGAACTGCAGCCAACCACAGGATGCTCTCAAGTGCTACCTCAACGCCATGCACGGAAGTTCGTCGTCCTCCAGCAACCTGGCAGGCCGAGTCAAGTTCCTGCAGACGCAGCTGAGTGCTGCGCCTCCAGCAAGTGTGCAGAAGCCCCGGCAGCTGCCATGCATTGAGGATGCCTGGAACATTCCAATCTCTCAGGAGATGGCCTCCAG gcaAAACAATCAGCAAAACCGAAGCCCAGCAGGCTCTGCCCCTCAGCAGCGGGCGGGCTACCCCCCAGACCAGGTGGATGGGAACAGCACCAAGAAGCTCAAGGTTGCCTCGGGCTCGCCTCGGGCTATGACTCCAGGGACTAGTGATGTGGGGCCCGACCACAGGGCAGCTGTCCCTGCTGGCCCCCCACCGCCCTTCTACCTGagccagcagcagctgcag GTGCTGGCATACCTGCAGCAGAACCAGGAGACGCTGAATCCCCAGCAACGCAATctgctgcagcagctgcagcagcagcaccggCTCATGCAGCAGCATAGGCAACAGCTGCTCCTGCAG AGGCAGCAGGCACAGcagcaagcgcagcagcagcagcaacagcagcaagttGCAGGAGGCAACTTTGCTGCACCCCCTCGGCCCTATGGGCCCTCGTACGCCATGGCTCCTGGCCAGAGGGCCAATGGCTACGCACCCCCACAGCAGGGCAGTCAGGGCGCCCCCTCAGCTGCCTATCGGCTCCCGCAACCGCAG GGCCGACCTCCACCTCCTGTGGCACCTCTGAGTGACCAGGACCTGCAGCTGCTCTTGTCACAGAGTAAAGACACGGCATCGAGCCTGGCTGAAGACATCCTGGCCCATCTGGCTGGACCAGACCTTCTCGACACGCCCAGGCTTACCGAGGCTGGACTACCAAGTGCACCATCTGATGACAGCACAGCATCGAAGAGCGCACCTGAGGAGTCGAAGGACACTCTTAAG AGTGGTCTGGCGGAACGACTGCTACCAGGACAAACCAAGCCGGCCCTCTCTATCGCCATGTCGGCAGCGGAAGTGTTGGAAGGTTGTGCAGATATAGCACGCCAGGGAGGCGCCTTCCCACTGAGCCTGCTGTCGGATGACCCCACGCCTCCGCGACCACCGGATCCCCCCTCGCCACCACCCACCAAGGAGCAGCTGCTGCCACAAACACCCAGTGTTTTC TTGGAGAACAAGAAGCAGGCCTTCTCGCCGCAGCTGCAAGAGTTCTGCGTGGCACACCCCATTGCAGTGATCCGGAACATGGCCAACGTCCTCAAATTGG ATCTTGGCCTTTTCTCTACGAAAACACTTGTAGAAGCCAATCCGGACCATACGATAGAGGTTCGCACGCAG CTGATGCAGTCGCCGGATGAGAACTGGGACGCCGAGCGCCGGAGCATGGTGTGGCGCTGTGAGAGTCATCGGTCACACACAAGCATAGCTCGCTATGCTCAGTACCAGGCATCCTCGTTCCAGGAATCCCTCAAG GAGGAGCAAGAGAAGGCACAGGGTGTCCAGCGAGAGTCGGACAGCGACTCCAACTCGTCGCTGACTCGGACATCAGCGAGTGGCAAGCGGTGGCGGCGCAGTGCCCACTTCAAGACCATCAAGTTCGGCACCAACGTGGATCTGTCCGACGAGCGAAAATGGCGCCCCCAGCTGCAGGAGCTGACCAAGCTGCCGGCCTTCGCACGGGTTGTCTCTGCAGGCAACATGCTCAGCCACGTGGGCCACACCATTCTCGGCATGAACACCGTGCAGCTCTACATGAAG GTGCCGGGCAGTCGTACACCTGGCCACCAGGAGAACAACAACTTCTGCTCCGTCAACATCAACATTGGACCAGGAGATTGTGAATGGTTCGCTACGCCAGAAGAATATTGGGGTGTCATTCATGGTCTCTGTGAACGGAACAACATCAACTACCTCCATG GATCATGGTGGCCCCTGATGGAGGACCTCATGGCAGCACGCATCCCAGTCTATCGGTTTCTGCAGCGCCCGGGGGACTTGGTGTGGGTCAATGCTGgcaccgtgcactgggtgcaggCAGTGGGCTGGTGCAACAATATTGCCTGGAATGTGGGCCCCCTAAACGGCACCCAGTTCAGGCTAGGCCTTGAGCGGTACGAGTGGAATAAGCTGGAGGCCTACAAGTCTATTGTGCCCATGATCCACCTCTCCTGGAACCTGGCACGAAATCTCAAGGTCTCCGAGCCGCAGCTCTTCGAGCTGATCAA GTACTGCCTCCTCCGGTCACTGAGGCATTGTCAGGTAGTGGTCGAGTTTGTCAAGGGCCTCGGCAAGGAGATCCGCTGGCACGGACGAGCCAAGAACGAGATTGCCCACTACTGCACCAACTGTGAG GTTGAGGTATTCAACATCCTTCTGGTGAGAGAGGTCGACAAGAAGCATGTGGTTCACTGCCTCAGCTGCAGCCGTCGTATCAACCCTCGCCTTGACGGATTCGTCGTGCTTGAAGAGTACTCCATAGAAGACCTCATGGATGTCTACGACAATTTCTCCCTGCAACCT GCACAAACTCCTTCGAGCTCATCATGA
- the Utx gene encoding lysine-specific demethylase 6A isoform X3 — MKEDHWKDEPFLYGLGLVYFHYSAYQWSIKAFRQVLYIDPGFSRSNEIHLRLGLMFKVIADYESALKHFQLAQSDSRQSTFTKPEVRFHIAHVLEVQGKYKQAKEAYEQLLAVKDISRTVRAETLRQLGWMHHTLEVLGEKPQRQAYALHCLQKSIEADPTSGQSLYFLGRCFASIGKVHDAFISYRNSVDKAEANADTWCSIGVLYQQQSQPMDALQAYICAVQLDKAHSPAWTNLGVLYENCSQPQDALKCYLNAMHGSSSSSSNLAGRVKFLQTQLSAAPPASVQKPRQLPCIEDAWNIPISQEMASRQNNQQNRSPAGSAPQQRAGYPPDQVDGNSTKKLKVASGSPRAMTPGTSDVGPDHRAAVPAGPPPPFYLSQQQLQVLAYLQQNQETLNPQQRNLLQQLQQQHRLMQQHRQQLLLQRQQAQQQAQQQQQQQQVAGGNFAAPPRPYGPSYAMAPGQRANGYAPPQQGSQGAPSAAYRLPQPQGRPPPPVAPLSDQDLQLLLSQSKDTASSLAEDILAHLAGPDLLDTPRLTEAGLPSAPSDDSTASKSAPEESKDTLKSGLAERLLPGQTKPALSIAMSAAEVLEGCADIARQGGAFPLSLLSDDPTPPRPPDPPSPPPTKEQLLPQTPSVFLENKKQAFSPQLQEFCVAHPIAVIRNMANVLKLDLGLFSTKTLVEANPDHTIEVRTQLMQSPDENWDAERRSMVWRCESHRSHTSIARYAQYQASSFQESLKEEQEKAQGVQRESDSDSNSSLTRTSASGKRWRRSAHFKTIKFGTNVDLSDERKWRPQLQELTKLPAFARVVSAGNMLSHVGHTILGMNTVQLYMKVPGSRTPGHQENNNFCSVNINIGPGDCEWFATPEEYWGVIHGLCERNNINYLHGSWWPLMEDLMAARIPVYRFLQRPGDLVWVNAGTVHWVQAVGWCNNIAWNVGPLNGTQFRLGLERYEWNKLEAYKSIVPMIHLSWNLARNLKVSEPQLFELIKYCLLRSLRHCQVVVEFVKGLGKEIRWHGRAKNEIAHYCTNCEVEVFNILLVREVDKKHVVHCLSCSRRINPRLDGFVVLEEYSIEDLMDVYDNFSLQPAQTPSSSS; from the exons GGAAAATACAAGCAGGCGAAGGAAGCTTATGAGCAGCTCCTTGCTGTAAAGGACATCAGTCGCACGGTGCGGGCTGAAACTTTAAGGCAGCTGG GTTGGATGCACCACACTCTAGAGGTCCTGGGGGAAAAACCACAACGTCAAGCATATGCACTGCACTGCCTCCAAAAGTCCATTGAGGCTGACCCAACAAGTGGCCAGTCATTGTACTTCCTAGGACGCTGCTTTGCTAGTATTGGCAAGGTGCACGATGCTTTCATCTCTTACCGCAACTCAGTGGACAAGGCAGAGGCCAACGCAGACACCTGGTGCTCCATAGG AGTGCTCTACCAGCAGCAGAGCCAGCCGATGGACGCCCTGCAGGCGTACATTTGCGCTGTGCAGTTGGACAAGGCACACAGCCCCGCCTGGACAAACCTGGGTGTGTTGTACGAGAACTGCAGCCAACCACAGGATGCTCTCAAGTGCTACCTCAACGCCATGCACGGAAGTTCGTCGTCCTCCAGCAACCTGGCAGGCCGAGTCAAGTTCCTGCAGACGCAGCTGAGTGCTGCGCCTCCAGCAAGTGTGCAGAAGCCCCGGCAGCTGCCATGCATTGAGGATGCCTGGAACATTCCAATCTCTCAGGAGATGGCCTCCAG gcaAAACAATCAGCAAAACCGAAGCCCAGCAGGCTCTGCCCCTCAGCAGCGGGCGGGCTACCCCCCAGACCAGGTGGATGGGAACAGCACCAAGAAGCTCAAGGTTGCCTCGGGCTCGCCTCGGGCTATGACTCCAGGGACTAGTGATGTGGGGCCCGACCACAGGGCAGCTGTCCCTGCTGGCCCCCCACCGCCCTTCTACCTGagccagcagcagctgcag GTGCTGGCATACCTGCAGCAGAACCAGGAGACGCTGAATCCCCAGCAACGCAATctgctgcagcagctgcagcagcagcaccggCTCATGCAGCAGCATAGGCAACAGCTGCTCCTGCAG AGGCAGCAGGCACAGcagcaagcgcagcagcagcagcaacagcagcaagttGCAGGAGGCAACTTTGCTGCACCCCCTCGGCCCTATGGGCCCTCGTACGCCATGGCTCCTGGCCAGAGGGCCAATGGCTACGCACCCCCACAGCAGGGCAGTCAGGGCGCCCCCTCAGCTGCCTATCGGCTCCCGCAACCGCAG GGCCGACCTCCACCTCCTGTGGCACCTCTGAGTGACCAGGACCTGCAGCTGCTCTTGTCACAGAGTAAAGACACGGCATCGAGCCTGGCTGAAGACATCCTGGCCCATCTGGCTGGACCAGACCTTCTCGACACGCCCAGGCTTACCGAGGCTGGACTACCAAGTGCACCATCTGATGACAGCACAGCATCGAAGAGCGCACCTGAGGAGTCGAAGGACACTCTTAAG AGTGGTCTGGCGGAACGACTGCTACCAGGACAAACCAAGCCGGCCCTCTCTATCGCCATGTCGGCAGCGGAAGTGTTGGAAGGTTGTGCAGATATAGCACGCCAGGGAGGCGCCTTCCCACTGAGCCTGCTGTCGGATGACCCCACGCCTCCGCGACCACCGGATCCCCCCTCGCCACCACCCACCAAGGAGCAGCTGCTGCCACAAACACCCAGTGTTTTC TTGGAGAACAAGAAGCAGGCCTTCTCGCCGCAGCTGCAAGAGTTCTGCGTGGCACACCCCATTGCAGTGATCCGGAACATGGCCAACGTCCTCAAATTGG ATCTTGGCCTTTTCTCTACGAAAACACTTGTAGAAGCCAATCCGGACCATACGATAGAGGTTCGCACGCAG CTGATGCAGTCGCCGGATGAGAACTGGGACGCCGAGCGCCGGAGCATGGTGTGGCGCTGTGAGAGTCATCGGTCACACACAAGCATAGCTCGCTATGCTCAGTACCAGGCATCCTCGTTCCAGGAATCCCTCAAG GAGGAGCAAGAGAAGGCACAGGGTGTCCAGCGAGAGTCGGACAGCGACTCCAACTCGTCGCTGACTCGGACATCAGCGAGTGGCAAGCGGTGGCGGCGCAGTGCCCACTTCAAGACCATCAAGTTCGGCACCAACGTGGATCTGTCCGACGAGCGAAAATGGCGCCCCCAGCTGCAGGAGCTGACCAAGCTGCCGGCCTTCGCACGGGTTGTCTCTGCAGGCAACATGCTCAGCCACGTGGGCCACACCATTCTCGGCATGAACACCGTGCAGCTCTACATGAAG GTGCCGGGCAGTCGTACACCTGGCCACCAGGAGAACAACAACTTCTGCTCCGTCAACATCAACATTGGACCAGGAGATTGTGAATGGTTCGCTACGCCAGAAGAATATTGGGGTGTCATTCATGGTCTCTGTGAACGGAACAACATCAACTACCTCCATG GATCATGGTGGCCCCTGATGGAGGACCTCATGGCAGCACGCATCCCAGTCTATCGGTTTCTGCAGCGCCCGGGGGACTTGGTGTGGGTCAATGCTGgcaccgtgcactgggtgcaggCAGTGGGCTGGTGCAACAATATTGCCTGGAATGTGGGCCCCCTAAACGGCACCCAGTTCAGGCTAGGCCTTGAGCGGTACGAGTGGAATAAGCTGGAGGCCTACAAGTCTATTGTGCCCATGATCCACCTCTCCTGGAACCTGGCACGAAATCTCAAGGTCTCCGAGCCGCAGCTCTTCGAGCTGATCAA GTACTGCCTCCTCCGGTCACTGAGGCATTGTCAGGTAGTGGTCGAGTTTGTCAAGGGCCTCGGCAAGGAGATCCGCTGGCACGGACGAGCCAAGAACGAGATTGCCCACTACTGCACCAACTGTGAG GTTGAGGTATTCAACATCCTTCTGGTGAGAGAGGTCGACAAGAAGCATGTGGTTCACTGCCTCAGCTGCAGCCGTCGTATCAACCCTCGCCTTGACGGATTCGTCGTGCTTGAAGAGTACTCCATAGAAGACCTCATGGATGTCTACGACAATTTCTCCCTGCAACCT GCACAAACTCCTTCGAGCTCATCATGA
- the Utx gene encoding lysine-specific demethylase 6A isoform X2, protein METGNLSLTQCVHLTGRTFFFFFNLYPPRNASCFRSIKAFRQVLYIDPGFSRSNEIHLRLGLMFKVIADYESALKHFQLAQSDSRQSTFTKPEVRFHIAHVLEVQGKYKQAKEAYEQLLAVKDISRTVRAETLRQLGWMHHTLEVLGEKPQRQAYALHCLQKSIEADPTSGQSLYFLGRCFASIGKVHDAFISYRNSVDKAEANADTWCSIGVLYQQQSQPMDALQAYICAVQLDKAHSPAWTNLGVLYENCSQPQDALKCYLNAMHGSSSSSSNLAGRVKFLQTQLSAAPPASVQKPRQLPCIEDAWNIPISQEMASRQNNQQNRSPAGSAPQQRAGYPPDQVDGNSTKKLKVASGSPRAMTPGTSDVGPDHRAAVPAGPPPPFYLSQQQLQVLAYLQQNQETLNPQQRNLLQQLQQQHRLMQQHRQQLLLQRQQAQQQAQQQQQQQQVAGGNFAAPPRPYGPSYAMAPGQRANGYAPPQQGSQGAPSAAYRLPQPQGRPPPPVAPLSDQDLQLLLSQSKDTASSLAEDILAHLAGPDLLDTPRLTEAGLPSAPSDDSTASKSAPEESKDTLKSGLAERLLPGQTKPALSIAMSAAEVLEGCADIARQGGAFPLSLLSDDPTPPRPPDPPSPPPTKEQLLPQTPSVFLENKKQAFSPQLQEFCVAHPIAVIRNMANVLKLDLGLFSTKTLVEANPDHTIEVRTQLMQSPDENWDAERRSMVWRCESHRSHTSIARYAQYQASSFQESLKEEQEKAQGVQRESDSDSNSSLTRTSASGKRWRRSAHFKTIKFGTNVDLSDERKWRPQLQELTKLPAFARVVSAGNMLSHVGHTILGMNTVQLYMKVPGSRTPGHQENNNFCSVNINIGPGDCEWFATPEEYWGVIHGLCERNNINYLHGSWWPLMEDLMAARIPVYRFLQRPGDLVWVNAGTVHWVQAVGWCNNIAWNVGPLNGTQFRLGLERYEWNKLEAYKSIVPMIHLSWNLARNLKVSEPQLFELIKYCLLRSLRHCQVVVEFVKGLGKEIRWHGRAKNEIAHYCTNCEVEVFNILLVREVDKKHVVHCLSCSRRINPRLDGFVVLEEYSIEDLMDVYDNFSLQPAQTPSSSS, encoded by the exons GGAAAATACAAGCAGGCGAAGGAAGCTTATGAGCAGCTCCTTGCTGTAAAGGACATCAGTCGCACGGTGCGGGCTGAAACTTTAAGGCAGCTGG GTTGGATGCACCACACTCTAGAGGTCCTGGGGGAAAAACCACAACGTCAAGCATATGCACTGCACTGCCTCCAAAAGTCCATTGAGGCTGACCCAACAAGTGGCCAGTCATTGTACTTCCTAGGACGCTGCTTTGCTAGTATTGGCAAGGTGCACGATGCTTTCATCTCTTACCGCAACTCAGTGGACAAGGCAGAGGCCAACGCAGACACCTGGTGCTCCATAGG AGTGCTCTACCAGCAGCAGAGCCAGCCGATGGACGCCCTGCAGGCGTACATTTGCGCTGTGCAGTTGGACAAGGCACACAGCCCCGCCTGGACAAACCTGGGTGTGTTGTACGAGAACTGCAGCCAACCACAGGATGCTCTCAAGTGCTACCTCAACGCCATGCACGGAAGTTCGTCGTCCTCCAGCAACCTGGCAGGCCGAGTCAAGTTCCTGCAGACGCAGCTGAGTGCTGCGCCTCCAGCAAGTGTGCAGAAGCCCCGGCAGCTGCCATGCATTGAGGATGCCTGGAACATTCCAATCTCTCAGGAGATGGCCTCCAG gcaAAACAATCAGCAAAACCGAAGCCCAGCAGGCTCTGCCCCTCAGCAGCGGGCGGGCTACCCCCCAGACCAGGTGGATGGGAACAGCACCAAGAAGCTCAAGGTTGCCTCGGGCTCGCCTCGGGCTATGACTCCAGGGACTAGTGATGTGGGGCCCGACCACAGGGCAGCTGTCCCTGCTGGCCCCCCACCGCCCTTCTACCTGagccagcagcagctgcag GTGCTGGCATACCTGCAGCAGAACCAGGAGACGCTGAATCCCCAGCAACGCAATctgctgcagcagctgcagcagcagcaccggCTCATGCAGCAGCATAGGCAACAGCTGCTCCTGCAG AGGCAGCAGGCACAGcagcaagcgcagcagcagcagcaacagcagcaagttGCAGGAGGCAACTTTGCTGCACCCCCTCGGCCCTATGGGCCCTCGTACGCCATGGCTCCTGGCCAGAGGGCCAATGGCTACGCACCCCCACAGCAGGGCAGTCAGGGCGCCCCCTCAGCTGCCTATCGGCTCCCGCAACCGCAG GGCCGACCTCCACCTCCTGTGGCACCTCTGAGTGACCAGGACCTGCAGCTGCTCTTGTCACAGAGTAAAGACACGGCATCGAGCCTGGCTGAAGACATCCTGGCCCATCTGGCTGGACCAGACCTTCTCGACACGCCCAGGCTTACCGAGGCTGGACTACCAAGTGCACCATCTGATGACAGCACAGCATCGAAGAGCGCACCTGAGGAGTCGAAGGACACTCTTAAG AGTGGTCTGGCGGAACGACTGCTACCAGGACAAACCAAGCCGGCCCTCTCTATCGCCATGTCGGCAGCGGAAGTGTTGGAAGGTTGTGCAGATATAGCACGCCAGGGAGGCGCCTTCCCACTGAGCCTGCTGTCGGATGACCCCACGCCTCCGCGACCACCGGATCCCCCCTCGCCACCACCCACCAAGGAGCAGCTGCTGCCACAAACACCCAGTGTTTTC TTGGAGAACAAGAAGCAGGCCTTCTCGCCGCAGCTGCAAGAGTTCTGCGTGGCACACCCCATTGCAGTGATCCGGAACATGGCCAACGTCCTCAAATTGG ATCTTGGCCTTTTCTCTACGAAAACACTTGTAGAAGCCAATCCGGACCATACGATAGAGGTTCGCACGCAG CTGATGCAGTCGCCGGATGAGAACTGGGACGCCGAGCGCCGGAGCATGGTGTGGCGCTGTGAGAGTCATCGGTCACACACAAGCATAGCTCGCTATGCTCAGTACCAGGCATCCTCGTTCCAGGAATCCCTCAAG GAGGAGCAAGAGAAGGCACAGGGTGTCCAGCGAGAGTCGGACAGCGACTCCAACTCGTCGCTGACTCGGACATCAGCGAGTGGCAAGCGGTGGCGGCGCAGTGCCCACTTCAAGACCATCAAGTTCGGCACCAACGTGGATCTGTCCGACGAGCGAAAATGGCGCCCCCAGCTGCAGGAGCTGACCAAGCTGCCGGCCTTCGCACGGGTTGTCTCTGCAGGCAACATGCTCAGCCACGTGGGCCACACCATTCTCGGCATGAACACCGTGCAGCTCTACATGAAG GTGCCGGGCAGTCGTACACCTGGCCACCAGGAGAACAACAACTTCTGCTCCGTCAACATCAACATTGGACCAGGAGATTGTGAATGGTTCGCTACGCCAGAAGAATATTGGGGTGTCATTCATGGTCTCTGTGAACGGAACAACATCAACTACCTCCATG GATCATGGTGGCCCCTGATGGAGGACCTCATGGCAGCACGCATCCCAGTCTATCGGTTTCTGCAGCGCCCGGGGGACTTGGTGTGGGTCAATGCTGgcaccgtgcactgggtgcaggCAGTGGGCTGGTGCAACAATATTGCCTGGAATGTGGGCCCCCTAAACGGCACCCAGTTCAGGCTAGGCCTTGAGCGGTACGAGTGGAATAAGCTGGAGGCCTACAAGTCTATTGTGCCCATGATCCACCTCTCCTGGAACCTGGCACGAAATCTCAAGGTCTCCGAGCCGCAGCTCTTCGAGCTGATCAA GTACTGCCTCCTCCGGTCACTGAGGCATTGTCAGGTAGTGGTCGAGTTTGTCAAGGGCCTCGGCAAGGAGATCCGCTGGCACGGACGAGCCAAGAACGAGATTGCCCACTACTGCACCAACTGTGAG GTTGAGGTATTCAACATCCTTCTGGTGAGAGAGGTCGACAAGAAGCATGTGGTTCACTGCCTCAGCTGCAGCCGTCGTATCAACCCTCGCCTTGACGGATTCGTCGTGCTTGAAGAGTACTCCATAGAAGACCTCATGGATGTCTACGACAATTTCTCCCTGCAACCT GCACAAACTCCTTCGAGCTCATCATGA